The Misgurnus anguillicaudatus chromosome 15, ASM2758022v2, whole genome shotgun sequence genome has a window encoding:
- the gemin7 gene encoding gem-associated protein 7 produces the protein MSLKAPVGVLRLPKGPDPNSRGFDRNSARFIALCPTSISSSSSESKEEQRVRSELRERFLRTLLVMTDKPVQFNMHEKVQVQARFGASDIDVLNFQVSNLETPLGVQKEALLRCQDVISCSFEL, from the coding sequence ATGAGTCTGAAAGCTCCGGTTGGTGTGCTGCGGTTGCCCAAGGGCCCTGACCCGAACAGCCGCGGGTTCGACCGAAACTCGGCCCGGTTCATCGCTCTGTGCCCGACATCAATCTCATCTTCATCCTCCGAGTCTAAAGAGGAGCAACGAGTGCGATCAGAGCTGCGGGAGAGATTTTTACGGACACTGTTAGTGATGACTGACAAGCCCGTTCAGTTCAACATGCACGAAAAGGTGCAGGTCCAGGCGAGGTTCGGAGCCTCGGATATAGACGTCCTAAATTTTCAAGTGTCTAATTTGGAGACTCCTCTAGGTGTTCAGAAAGAAGCGTTGCTGAGGTGCCAGGATGTGATTTCATGTTCATttgaactgtaa
- the tirap gene encoding toll/interleukin-1 receptor domain-containing adapter protein — MEENRASGIMGWFRQHFGKQRNNLDQCKRSQKDIPTISNSSCSSANSEYTSSASSKSSSFPSQKPLPTVLFSTFRSTLRYDVCLCHSDKDIEQAQGLASFLEDPSKGLRCYLQERDCPLGGAVFSELLQALHDSHCWVLLITPNFLKDDCCSYQMHQALSEGPMSQRIIPTVLNLPRSELPQELRFVFSVDLNRNKEFGYIQIYNTVLNYLTERLEKEESCNVSQSDN, encoded by the exons ATGGAGGAAAACCGTGCCAGCGGCATTATGG GCTGGTTTCGTCAACATTTTGGGAAACAAAGAAATAATTTGGACCAATGTAAACGCTCTCAGAAAGACATCCCAACAATAAGCAATTCCAGCTGCTCTTCTGCAAACTCTGAATACACATCCAGTGCATCCTCAAAGTCCTCTTCATTTCCCTCCCAAAAACCTCTGCCCACTGTTCTTTTCTCAACCTTCCGTTCAACTCTCAGATACGACGTTTGTTTGTGTCACAGTGATAAAGACATCGAGCAAGCACAAGGTTTGGCATCCTTTCTAGAAGACCCTTCAAAAGGTCTGCGCTGTTACCTGCAGGAAAGAGATTGTCCACTAGGTGGAGCTGTGTTTTCAGAGCTACTGCAGGCGTTGCATGACAGCCACTGTTGGGTGTTACTCATCACCCCAAACTTCCTGAAGGATGACTGTTGCTCTTACCAAATGCACCAGGCCCTGTCTGAAGGGCCCATGTCACAGAGGATCATCCCAACTGTACTAAATTTACCAAGATCTGAGCTCCCACAGGAACTGCGCTTTGTTTTTAGTGTGGATTTAAATAGGAACAAAGAGTTTGGCTACATCCAGATCTACAACACTGTACTTAATT ACTTAACGGAAAGGCTTGAGAAGGAAGAGTCCTGCAATGTGTCTCAGTCAGATAACTGA